Proteins from one Triticum aestivum cultivar Chinese Spring chromosome 7A, IWGSC CS RefSeq v2.1, whole genome shotgun sequence genomic window:
- the LOC123148821 gene encoding acyl transferase 1-like has translation MVKFTARRSMPEPVAPARPTPRETKILSDVDDCYDLRVYSFVIEFFHCRPGGHPTTTPAKAVKAALAESLVYYYPIAGRLREVPGNKLVVDCTGEGAVFVEASADVGLEEFGHPPPRPPYPCVEELLCDAGDTTVMVGKPLFFIQV, from the coding sequence ATGGTGAAGTTCACCGCACGCcggagcatgcccgagccggtgGCGCCGGCACGGCCAACACCACGCGAGACCAAGATCCTCTCCGACGTCGACGACTGTTATGACCTACGAGTATACTCTTTTGTGATCGAGTTCTTCCACTGCCGACCAGGCGGCCATCCGACGACGACGCCGGCGAAGGCCGTCAAGGCGGCCCTCGCGGAGTCTCTAGTGTACTATTATCCCATTGCCGGTCGGCTGAGGGAGGTCCCCGGAAACAAGCTGGTGGTAGATTGTACCGGAGAGGGAGCGGTGTTCGTGGAAGCATCGGCCGACGTGGGCCTGGAAGAGTTTGGACATCCGCCACCGCGGCCACCGTACCCATGCGTCGAGGAACTCTTATGCGATGCAGGCGATACGACAGTCATGGTCGGCAAGCCCTTGTTCTTCATCCAAGTATGA